A stretch of Anolis sagrei isolate rAnoSag1 chromosome X, rAnoSag1.mat, whole genome shotgun sequence DNA encodes these proteins:
- the LOC137097975 gene encoding cytochrome c oxidase subunit 7A2, mitochondrial-like yields MRSLLASRIKPLQVLSTPTRQLKNKVPEYQKLFQEDNGLPVHLKGGLKDVLLYRFTMSLSLFGVAYSLYELFKAAKPKKNK; encoded by the exons ATGAGATCCCTCCTG gCTTCCCGCATAAAGCCCCTCCAAGTGCTCTCCACCCCGACCCGGCAGCTGAAAAACAAAGTCCCGGAATATCAGAAGCTTTTCCAG GAGGACAATGGTCTGCCGGTGCATCTCAAAGGAGGACTCAAAGACGTCCTGCTGTATCGCTTTACCATGTCGCTAAGCCTCTTTG GTGTTGCTTATTCTCTCTACGAACTATTCAAGGCTGCCAAACCCAAGAAGAACAAGTGA